One Actinosynnema pretiosum DNA segment encodes these proteins:
- a CDS encoding response regulator transcription factor: MISVVLVDDQAVVRAGFRVILDSEDDLRVVGEAADGAGAVDLVARLKPDVVCMDVRMPGGDGLTATRRITTTLADPPPVLVVTTFDLDEYVFGALEAGASGFVLKDCDPEDLVSAIRKLAAGHGLLDQAVTRRVIGEFARRAPAPAVDPAVEELLTAREREVVVLLAEGRSNVEIAEALFIEPSTVKSHLGRAMTKIGARDRLQTVVWAYQNGLAAR; this comes from the coding sequence GTGATCTCCGTGGTGCTCGTCGACGACCAGGCGGTCGTGCGCGCCGGTTTCCGCGTCATCCTCGACAGCGAGGACGACCTGCGCGTGGTCGGCGAGGCCGCCGACGGGGCCGGCGCCGTCGACCTGGTGGCCAGGCTCAAGCCGGACGTGGTCTGCATGGACGTGCGGATGCCCGGCGGCGACGGCCTCACCGCCACCCGCCGCATCACCACCACCCTGGCCGACCCGCCGCCGGTGCTCGTGGTCACCACGTTCGACCTGGACGAGTACGTGTTCGGCGCGCTGGAGGCGGGCGCCAGCGGATTCGTCCTCAAGGACTGCGACCCCGAGGACCTGGTCTCCGCGATCCGCAAGCTCGCCGCGGGCCACGGCCTGCTGGACCAGGCGGTGACCCGCCGGGTGATCGGCGAGTTCGCCCGCCGCGCCCCGGCGCCCGCCGTCGACCCGGCGGTCGAGGAGCTGCTGACCGCGCGGGAGAGGGAGGTCGTGGTGCTGCTGGCCGAGGGCAGGTCGAACGTGGAGATCGCCGAGGCGCTGTTCATCGAGCCCAGCACGGTCAAGTCGCACCTGGGGCGGGCCATGACCAAGATCGGCGCGCGGGACCGGTTGCAGACCGTGGTCTGGGCCTACCAGAACGGCCTCGCCGCGCGCTGA
- a CDS encoding sensor histidine kinase: MDDHPSGAQPSGRLDRLLTRIGVTGPFARDCLLAVVVAALSAGMLLVLFEVDLPSSPILFSATRKIAISALVLAQALLLCLRRVAPLPLMAAMAVTQAAVTIATPDAASVRGLAPFVAAITLGSLLPVRRAVAVAAAASALELVITVGALALGRVSSLPGMVVGFALEPELPSTPLTALLGHATASLLTFVGGVFVGNYFATQRRYALLLRLRADEAEREQRARIASAIGEERARMARELHDVAAHHLSGMVVQASAVERLIDRDPAAAKEGVVWLRGQGRETLDNLRAVVGVLRGGADGEDAPVPGLEALDGLVRTATDLGARVELVREGPERPVPPIADIALYRVVQESLSNARQHAPGAPVRISLRYLPRKVELEVVNDRPRQPGGGPGSGVGLIGMRERAQLIGAAFTAAPTAAGGWCVMVGLPT; this comes from the coding sequence ATGGACGACCACCCCAGCGGCGCCCAGCCCTCCGGCAGGCTCGACCGACTGCTCACCCGGATCGGCGTGACCGGCCCCTTCGCCAGGGACTGCCTGCTGGCGGTGGTCGTCGCCGCGCTCAGCGCCGGGATGCTCCTGGTCCTGTTCGAGGTCGACCTGCCCTCGTCGCCCATTCTGTTCAGCGCCACCCGCAAGATCGCGATCAGCGCGCTGGTCCTGGCGCAGGCGCTGCTGCTGTGCCTGCGCCGGGTCGCCCCCCTGCCCCTGATGGCGGCCATGGCGGTCACCCAGGCGGCCGTCACGATCGCCACGCCCGACGCGGCCTCGGTGCGCGGGCTCGCCCCGTTCGTCGCGGCCATCACGCTCGGCTCGCTGCTGCCGGTGCGCCGGGCGGTCGCCGTCGCGGCGGCGGCGTCGGCCCTGGAGCTGGTCATCACGGTCGGCGCCCTGGCCCTCGGCCGGGTGTCGTCCCTGCCCGGCATGGTCGTGGGCTTCGCGCTGGAGCCCGAGCTGCCCAGCACGCCCCTCACCGCGCTGCTCGGGCACGCCACCGCCAGCCTGCTCACGTTCGTCGGCGGCGTGTTCGTCGGCAACTACTTCGCCACCCAGCGCCGCTACGCCCTCCTGCTGCGGCTGCGCGCCGACGAGGCCGAGCGCGAGCAGCGGGCCAGGATCGCCTCGGCCATCGGCGAGGAGCGCGCCCGCATGGCCCGCGAGCTGCACGACGTGGCCGCGCACCACCTGTCCGGCATGGTCGTGCAGGCCTCGGCCGTGGAGCGGCTGATCGACCGCGACCCGGCCGCCGCCAAGGAGGGCGTGGTGTGGCTGCGCGGGCAGGGCAGGGAGACGCTGGACAACCTGCGGGCGGTCGTGGGCGTGCTGCGCGGCGGCGCGGACGGCGAGGACGCGCCCGTGCCGGGCCTGGAGGCGCTGGACGGGCTGGTGCGCACCGCCACCGACCTGGGCGCGCGGGTCGAGCTGGTGCGGGAGGGGCCGGAGCGGCCGGTGCCGCCGATCGCGGACATCGCGCTGTACCGGGTGGTGCAGGAGTCGCTGTCCAACGCCCGCCAGCACGCGCCCGGCGCGCCCGTCCGGATCAGCCTGCGCTACCTGCCCAGGAAGGTCGAGCTGGAGGTGGTCAACGACCGGCCCCGGCAGCCGGGCGGCGGACCGGGCAGCGGGGTCGGGCTGATCGGGATGCGCGAGCGCGCGCAGCTGATCGGGGCCGCGTTCACCGCCGCGCCGACGGCGGCGGGCGGCTGGTGTGTCATGGTGGGCCTCCCGACCTGA
- a CDS encoding serine hydrolase domain-containing protein encodes MSPHDAPPRPSAPSRAARSRRAGALVAVAAAALLAGCGAAPGQGPAPHVTTPAAPETARLTEADVNAWLDGVIPSGMETGGVVGATVSVVHDGEILTARGYGLAGTGDAPTPVDPEKHLFRPGSVSKLVTATAVMQQVQAGKIDLDADIKQYLDFDLPTEFDTPITTRHLLTHTAGFEERVTNLIRLDGVRANLREELVTDPPTQVYAPGTTPAYSNYGNSLAGYLVERVTGTRFEDYVQREVFDRIGMTSSSFEQPLPERLADRMSGGYNDSANPTAQPVETVTTSPAGGLTSSATDMARFMLAHLGAQTGGTPLLDEATTKLMHQGALGAEQLGGLADGPRMTLGFFDESRNGHRIIGHGGDTNFFHSHLQLYPGGGAGKGTGLFVSFNSTGVDRGVQGVRNAVLNGFADRYFPKGTGAEGTGAGGTSTGGAPAMEYDHDAAPLARDEAVKLAARVQGEYDSSRRMDSTLLSAIDLTGRTTATAREDGTLLFQPGPASEGPAVYEAIGEHTWREVGGQRVLATRTEDGRVTGIVYEDAFTLLPTPAQRSAGLVLPVLLGSLVILVLAVVSWPIAAVARRSTGVAPRDRAGRPARVLAKAGTLSGVLALAGWAVSVTGLMQLQEIPAAQIRVLQLFQLLALLAVIPAGVRLHDDVRRRTGWTRVVGSALVLLALIGLGWFAVEFNFLAPDISY; translated from the coding sequence GTGAGCCCCCACGACGCACCCCCGAGGCCCTCGGCGCCGTCGCGCGCCGCCCGTTCGCGCAGGGCGGGCGCGCTGGTCGCGGTCGCCGCCGCCGCGCTGCTCGCCGGTTGCGGCGCGGCGCCCGGTCAGGGGCCCGCCCCGCACGTCACCACCCCCGCCGCGCCCGAGACCGCCCGGCTCACCGAGGCCGACGTCAACGCCTGGCTCGACGGGGTCATCCCCTCCGGCATGGAGACCGGCGGGGTCGTCGGCGCCACGGTCTCCGTCGTCCACGACGGCGAAATCCTCACCGCGCGCGGCTACGGCCTGGCCGGGACCGGCGACGCCCCCACCCCGGTCGACCCGGAGAAGCACCTGTTCCGGCCCGGTTCGGTGTCCAAGCTGGTCACCGCCACCGCCGTGATGCAGCAGGTCCAGGCGGGCAAGATCGACCTGGACGCCGACATCAAGCAGTACCTCGACTTCGACCTCCCCACCGAGTTCGACACCCCCATCACCACCCGCCACCTGCTCACCCACACCGCGGGCTTCGAGGAGCGCGTCACCAACCTCATCCGCCTCGACGGCGTCCGCGCGAACCTGCGCGAGGAGCTGGTGACCGACCCGCCCACGCAGGTCTACGCGCCGGGCACCACCCCCGCCTACTCGAACTACGGCAACTCCCTCGCCGGCTACCTGGTCGAGCGGGTCACCGGCACCCGGTTCGAGGACTACGTCCAGCGCGAGGTCTTCGACCGGATCGGCATGACCTCCTCCTCGTTCGAGCAGCCGCTGCCCGAGCGCCTGGCCGACCGCATGTCCGGCGGCTACAACGACTCCGCCAACCCCACCGCCCAGCCGGTCGAGACCGTCACCACCTCGCCCGCGGGCGGGCTGACCTCCTCCGCCACCGACATGGCCCGCTTCATGCTGGCCCACCTCGGCGCGCAGACCGGCGGCACGCCGCTGCTGGACGAGGCCACCACGAAGCTCATGCACCAGGGCGCGCTCGGCGCCGAGCAGCTCGGCGGCCTGGCCGACGGCCCGCGCATGACCCTGGGCTTCTTCGACGAGAGCCGCAACGGCCACCGGATCATCGGCCACGGCGGCGACACCAACTTCTTCCACTCGCACCTCCAGCTCTACCCCGGCGGCGGCGCGGGCAAGGGCACCGGCCTGTTCGTCTCGTTCAACAGCACCGGCGTCGACCGCGGCGTGCAGGGCGTGCGCAACGCCGTCCTGAACGGCTTCGCCGACCGCTACTTCCCGAAGGGGACCGGCGCCGAGGGGACCGGCGCCGGGGGGACCAGCACCGGGGGCGCCCCCGCGATGGAGTACGACCACGACGCCGCCCCGCTCGCCCGCGACGAGGCCGTGAAGCTCGCCGCGCGCGTCCAGGGCGAGTACGACTCGTCCCGCCGCATGGACTCCACCCTGCTCTCCGCGATCGACCTGACCGGCCGCACCACCGCGACCGCCCGCGAGGACGGCACCCTGCTGTTCCAGCCCGGCCCCGCCTCCGAGGGCCCGGCCGTCTACGAGGCCATCGGCGAGCACACCTGGCGCGAGGTCGGCGGCCAGCGCGTGCTGGCCACCCGGACCGAGGACGGCCGCGTCACCGGCATCGTGTACGAGGACGCGTTCACCCTGCTGCCCACCCCGGCGCAGCGCTCGGCGGGCCTGGTGCTGCCGGTGCTGCTCGGCTCGCTCGTGATCCTCGTGCTGGCCGTGGTCTCCTGGCCGATCGCGGCCGTCGCCCGCCGCAGCACGGGCGTCGCACCCCGTGACCGCGCCGGTCGCCCCGCCCGCGTCCTGGCCAAGGCAGGCACCCTGTCCGGCGTGCTCGCCCTGGCGGGCTGGGCCGTCTCGGTGACGGGCCTGATGCAGCTCCAGGAGATCCCCGCCGCGCAGATCCGCGTCCTCCAGCTCTTCCAGCTGCTCGCGCTGCTCGCGGTCATCCCGGCGGGCGTGCGCCTCCACGACGACGTCCGCCGCCGCACCGGGTGGACCAGGGTGGTCGGCAGCGCGCTGGTGCTGCTGGCGCTGATCGGCCTCGGCTGGTTCGCCGTGGAGTTCAACTTCCTGGCGCCGGACATCTCCTACTGA
- a CDS encoding PadR family transcriptional regulator, translated as MEAGGAERSPLAQMRRGVVEHCVLALLRERERYAVELVEVLRERGLIAGEGTVYPLLSRLRKQGLVETEWREGGSGPPRRYYRASAEGVAAVERFARDWAVLRDSVDLVIEGEGERA; from the coding sequence ATGGAAGCCGGGGGTGCTGAGCGCAGTCCGCTGGCGCAGATGCGCCGAGGAGTCGTGGAGCACTGCGTGCTCGCCCTGCTCCGCGAGCGCGAGCGCTACGCGGTCGAGCTGGTCGAGGTGCTCCGGGAGCGTGGGCTCATCGCGGGCGAGGGGACGGTCTACCCCCTGCTCTCCCGGTTGCGGAAGCAGGGACTGGTCGAGACCGAGTGGCGGGAGGGCGGCAGCGGGCCGCCTCGGCGGTACTACCGCGCCAGTGCCGAAGGGGTCGCGGCCGTCGAGCGGTTCGCTCGCGACTGGGCCGTGCTGCGCGACTCGGTCGACCTGGTCATCGAGGGTGAGGGGGAACGCGCGTGA
- a CDS encoding DUF4132 domain-containing protein, whose amino-acid sequence MSTVDGYVMGAARARQVLPRRGDGRGPGAPVVATGQDRAVVNALVGRARDAVHPSGEHYAALNALFAGHPEPMGAALLYHALFARVHSSSLGKALALLVVDWIDRHGLPFAAEAVLAATGIRMDGGPVLVDGRTAWRHERADPDAPYSSLLLFDRGGVVLRHALATAPDEVRAAALAAMQPHRDVNMAARVLASFLAPDEGAWADDLFARVGAPAPHRSGNDFAMLAASARTPDDLDRFLHLSDLEGLDSRGWALPTLVDAIGPEAALPRLVSLLPRLTKALRGKVLDLVAEFPSDAAFAVVVEHADAHPAPLRAARKLFPERASRLRPAAPAPKGHGLPEAPPTDLPRPLADPPWEARRVEFPRVKGLRVIDRPGESWLPGEREEWASRPLPAHLVGTTGLPELATPASAASARPAGPSGTPDPGAAASPTSGAASPTSGAASPVSGAASPGAAAALPVSGAATALDPAPASLTSGAASPGADAATAPDLAPASLRSGAASPGADAAPPASGATAPDPAPTPSIDWPEAVRATIAGEYGAKRQHAVLLNAPPDLLPELLERWEPASFWDLPDWGPRLVATRGHAAATLLWRAPASQDHVVASALLPLTDARSAPRFARWLTSRGGPVEQATEHFTRHGAQALRPLIPALLNRPNPNRPTPAGRDAEAALRVVATPERVAEVLAVAAEYGPEAEAAVRVLLDSDPLDVLLSHAPDLPDWLDAAVPALPPVLLADGRALPESAVRNLLRVLAAAPAARAAGLEPVKRVCAPEPLARFGFALLRLWLREGAEPKHFWVLQAQGLLGDDRTAVDLGELAGAWPGQGAHQRAVVGLDALVGIGTKVAMHQLDTIARKAKFTSVERAARARVQEVSAKLGLTGEQFADLVVPDFGLTAGEVFDYGPRRFTLAFDELLTPLLVTADGKRRKSAPKLAATDDPELAQAAQDRFKALCRGIRTVARDQLARMERAMVSGRTWTVREFREVILGHPLLRDPVERLVLSLLDGDRVTHFRLSEDGTAADLSETTVPLPDDALLRITHPVHLGPDVAAWSELFADYEIVQPFQQLGRRVFTLTDEERAGSTVTRFDGVPAKPGRLLGLLRQGWERRNYGQSLASYPSDDVVMQLTLSRDLPHSSFDSLPDIQVGPVRLLHGRTEDNPKAPDHPPLFADQNPVQLSEALAALATALQR is encoded by the coding sequence GTGTCCACGGTGGACGGGTACGTCATGGGGGCCGCGCGGGCGCGGCAGGTGCTGCCCCGGCGCGGTGACGGTCGGGGGCCGGGCGCGCCGGTCGTGGCCACGGGGCAGGACCGGGCCGTGGTCAACGCGCTCGTCGGCAGGGCGCGCGACGCGGTGCACCCGTCGGGCGAGCACTACGCGGCGCTCAACGCCCTGTTCGCCGGTCATCCCGAGCCCATGGGGGCGGCGCTGCTCTACCACGCGCTGTTCGCCAGGGTGCACTCGTCGAGCCTGGGCAAGGCGCTGGCGCTGCTGGTGGTCGACTGGATCGACAGGCACGGGCTCCCGTTCGCCGCCGAGGCCGTCCTCGCCGCCACGGGCATCCGGATGGACGGCGGCCCGGTGCTCGTGGACGGCCGCACCGCCTGGCGCCACGAGAGGGCGGACCCGGACGCGCCCTACTCCTCGCTCCTCCTGTTCGACCGGGGCGGGGTGGTGCTGCGCCACGCGCTCGCCACCGCGCCCGACGAGGTCCGGGCCGCGGCGCTGGCCGCGATGCAGCCGCACCGCGACGTGAACATGGCCGCGCGCGTCCTCGCGTCGTTCCTGGCGCCCGACGAGGGCGCGTGGGCCGACGACCTGTTCGCCCGCGTCGGCGCTCCGGCGCCGCACCGCTCCGGCAACGACTTCGCCATGCTCGCCGCGAGCGCGCGCACCCCCGACGACCTGGACCGGTTCCTGCACCTGAGCGACCTGGAGGGCCTGGACTCGCGCGGCTGGGCGCTCCCGACCCTGGTCGACGCGATCGGCCCGGAGGCGGCGCTGCCGAGGCTGGTGTCGCTGCTGCCGAGGTTGACGAAGGCGTTGCGCGGCAAGGTGCTCGACCTGGTCGCCGAGTTCCCGTCGGACGCGGCGTTCGCCGTCGTGGTCGAGCACGCCGACGCCCACCCGGCCCCGCTGCGGGCGGCCAGGAAGCTGTTCCCGGAGCGCGCGTCCCGCCTCCGCCCCGCCGCACCCGCCCCGAAGGGGCACGGCCTGCCGGAGGCGCCCCCGACCGACCTGCCCCGCCCGCTGGCCGACCCGCCGTGGGAGGCGCGCCGGGTGGAGTTCCCGAGGGTCAAGGGCCTGCGGGTGATCGACCGGCCGGGCGAGTCGTGGCTGCCGGGGGAGCGCGAGGAGTGGGCGTCCCGCCCGCTGCCCGCGCACCTGGTGGGGACGACGGGCCTGCCGGAACTCGCCACGCCCGCCTCGGCGGCCTCGGCGCGCCCCGCCGGGCCGTCCGGAACTCCGGACCCCGGAGCCGCCGCGTCGCCGACGTCCGGTGCCGCCTCGCCGACGTCCGGTGCCGCCTCGCCGGTGTCCGGTGCCGCCTCACCGGGGGCCGCCGCCGCACTCCCGGTGTCAGGTGCCGCCACCGCGCTCGATCCCGCTCCTGCCTCGTTGACGTCTGGTGCCGCCTCGCCGGGGGCCGATGCCGCCACCGCGCCCGATCTCGCTCCCGCCTCGTTGAGGTCCGGCGCCGCCTCGCCGGGGGCCGATGCCGCGCCCCCGGCGTCCGGTGCCACCGCGCCCGATCCCGCTCCCACCCCGTCGATCGACTGGCCGGAGGCGGTGCGGGCGACGATCGCGGGGGAGTACGGGGCCAAGCGGCAGCACGCGGTGCTGCTCAACGCGCCGCCCGACCTGCTCCCCGAACTGCTGGAGCGCTGGGAGCCCGCGTCGTTCTGGGACCTGCCCGACTGGGGCCCTCGCCTGGTCGCCACCCGCGGCCACGCCGCCGCCACGCTGCTGTGGCGGGCGCCCGCCTCGCAGGACCACGTCGTGGCGTCCGCGCTCCTCCCGCTCACCGACGCCCGCAGCGCGCCCCGGTTCGCCCGCTGGCTCACCAGCCGGGGCGGTCCCGTCGAGCAGGCCACCGAGCACTTCACCCGGCACGGCGCGCAAGCCCTGCGCCCGCTGATCCCGGCCCTGCTGAACCGCCCGAACCCGAACCGCCCCACCCCCGCGGGCCGGGACGCCGAGGCCGCGCTGCGGGTGGTCGCCACGCCCGAGCGCGTCGCCGAGGTGCTGGCGGTGGCCGCCGAGTACGGCCCGGAGGCCGAGGCGGCGGTGCGGGTGCTGCTGGACAGCGACCCGCTCGACGTCCTCCTCTCGCACGCCCCCGACCTGCCCGACTGGTTGGACGCCGCCGTGCCCGCGCTGCCGCCGGTGCTGCTCGCGGACGGCCGGGCGCTGCCCGAGTCAGCGGTCCGGAACCTGCTGCGCGTGCTCGCCGCAGCCCCCGCCGCCCGCGCGGCGGGGCTGGAGCCGGTGAAGCGGGTGTGCGCGCCCGAGCCGCTGGCCCGGTTCGGGTTCGCCCTGCTGCGGCTGTGGCTGCGCGAGGGCGCCGAGCCCAAGCACTTCTGGGTGCTGCAGGCCCAGGGGCTCCTCGGCGACGACCGGACCGCCGTCGACCTGGGCGAGCTGGCCGGAGCCTGGCCGGGTCAGGGCGCGCACCAGCGGGCCGTGGTGGGGCTGGACGCGCTGGTCGGGATCGGCACCAAGGTCGCGATGCACCAGCTCGACACCATCGCGCGCAAGGCCAAGTTCACGAGCGTCGAGCGCGCGGCGCGGGCGCGGGTCCAGGAGGTCTCGGCCAAGCTCGGGCTCACCGGCGAGCAGTTCGCCGACCTGGTGGTCCCGGACTTCGGCCTCACCGCCGGTGAGGTCTTCGACTACGGCCCGCGCCGGTTCACGCTCGCGTTCGACGAGCTGCTCACCCCGCTGCTGGTCACCGCGGACGGCAAGCGCCGCAAGAGCGCCCCGAAGCTCGCCGCGACCGACGACCCGGAGCTCGCGCAGGCCGCGCAGGACCGGTTCAAGGCGCTGTGCAGGGGAATCCGCACGGTCGCCCGCGACCAGCTGGCCCGGATGGAGCGGGCGATGGTGTCGGGGCGGACGTGGACGGTCCGGGAGTTCCGCGAGGTGATCCTCGGCCACCCGCTGCTGCGCGACCCGGTGGAGCGCCTGGTGCTGTCCCTGCTCGACGGCGACCGGGTGACGCACTTCCGCCTGTCCGAGGACGGCACGGCGGCGGACCTGTCCGAGACGACCGTCCCCCTGCCCGACGACGCGCTCCTGCGCATCACCCACCCGGTGCACCTGGGCCCGGACGTCGCGGCGTGGTCGGAGCTGTTCGCCGACTACGAGATCGTGCAGCCGTTCCAGCAGCTCGGCAGACGCGTGTTCACGCTGACCGACGAGGAACGCGCGGGCTCGACCGTGACCCGCTTCGACGGCGTCCCCGCGAAGCCGGGCAGACTCCTCGGCCTGCTGCGCCAGGGCTGGGAGCGCAGGAACTACGGCCAGTCGCTCGCGTCGTACCCGTCGGACGACGTGGTCATGCAGCTGACCCTGTCCCGCGACCTGCCGCACAGCTCCTTCGACAGCCTCCCGGACATCCAGGTGGGCCCGGTCCGCCTGCTCCACGGGCGAACCGAGGACAACCCGAAAGCCCCCGACCACCCCCCGCTGTTCGCCGACCAGAACCCGGTCCAGCTCTCCGAGGCGCTGGCAGCACTGGCGACGGCACTGCAGAGGTGA
- a CDS encoding DUF4132 domain-containing protein — translation MDATESTYTMGPALARHVLPRRGDGSAPEPRKTPGPADQALAADLCLRVRSRVPANPRLDAFLRGVPDPFGAAVLYRALDSLVTSHGKARAQRLLTRRWAADHGLPLAAEAVTAATALTLSHQHEPHPAPEDQTYHPFWTLDRGAVPLRHDLAHAPDEVRAAARDAIARHRTTPAARAIAAFLLPDEPAWTAELCAEIAAADPDTPGHDLALLVATVADRAQFETVVDRADPECLTSRPWALPTLVATLGPDDALPGLTRLLPALTAPQRAKVLDVVAEFPSDEALTLVLTTGAPAVQRKARDRFPVRAARLAPEPEPAPATRRITEADPADLPSPLVNPPWETPEPPAARLRVTDRPHERWLPGEREEWAARPLPEDFADPAGLPDWPEAVAALHAGALAWHQQFTLLLNAPEDVVTPVLATWRPDYPVHLADWAHRLAATHGHAASAFLRDAVKHVPRVAASALVPLADADTSKLLAAQLLRRTPPLAEITAYFTRHGAHALRPLLPALLGRPGPSRRAAEAALRLLAGPEHREPLLEMAAELGRADALRALLDAGPLDSLTPTAPPGWLNRAIPALPPVLVAGRALPEPAVRNLLHVLAAHPDARRAGLAPVKRVCAADSLARFGSALLHRWLAEGADPASTWVLQAQSDLADDRATAELAALVARWPGEGNHQRATTGLEVLAGTGTEEALRGLDRIARTAKFPVLRADATRRITEAARAVGLDAEQLADRLVPHGRPAAAVVRDQTKRLERAMVEGRTWSAAEFHGVLRANPLLRDLVDRLLWSTAGGTRFRVAEDGTAADLADTPVPLPDDTRLHVVHPLGLGADLPAWAELLADHEVVQPFPQLGRPVVALTAAERATSTLTRFDGAQAAPGALLALVRRGWRREDLGGGQSEPWLTKPLRGNVELVLHLDRGVPFGSFAGLPRIRLGALDLVEQGSPGPEPLFGDQDPVRLSEELAHVAAAATG, via the coding sequence ATGGACGCCACCGAGAGCACCTACACCATGGGTCCGGCCCTGGCGCGCCACGTGCTGCCCCGGCGCGGCGACGGCAGCGCCCCCGAGCCGCGGAAAACACCAGGTCCCGCCGACCAGGCCCTGGCCGCCGACCTCTGCCTGCGCGTCCGCTCCCGCGTCCCCGCGAACCCCCGGCTCGACGCCTTCCTGCGCGGCGTCCCCGACCCGTTCGGCGCGGCCGTGCTCTACCGCGCGCTCGACAGCCTGGTCACCTCCCACGGCAAGGCCAGGGCCCAGCGCCTGCTCACCCGCCGCTGGGCCGCCGACCACGGCCTGCCGCTCGCCGCCGAGGCGGTCACCGCCGCCACCGCCCTCACCCTCTCCCACCAGCACGAACCCCACCCCGCACCCGAGGACCAGACCTACCACCCGTTCTGGACGCTCGACCGCGGCGCCGTCCCCCTCCGGCACGACCTCGCGCACGCCCCCGACGAGGTCCGCGCCGCCGCCCGCGACGCGATCGCCCGCCACCGCACCACCCCGGCCGCCCGCGCCATCGCCGCGTTCCTGCTGCCCGACGAGCCCGCCTGGACCGCCGAGCTGTGCGCCGAGATCGCCGCCGCCGACCCGGACACCCCCGGCCACGACCTGGCCCTCCTCGTCGCCACCGTCGCCGACCGCGCCCAGTTCGAGACCGTCGTCGACCGCGCCGACCCGGAGTGCCTCACCTCCCGCCCGTGGGCCCTGCCGACCCTGGTCGCCACCCTCGGCCCGGACGACGCCCTGCCCGGCCTCACCCGCCTGCTCCCCGCCCTCACCGCGCCCCAGCGCGCGAAGGTCCTGGACGTCGTCGCCGAGTTCCCGTCCGACGAGGCCCTCACCCTCGTGCTGACCACCGGAGCCCCAGCCGTCCAGCGCAAGGCCCGCGACCGCTTCCCCGTCCGCGCCGCCCGCCTCGCCCCGGAACCCGAGCCCGCCCCCGCGACCCGCCGGATCACCGAGGCCGACCCGGCCGACCTGCCCAGCCCGCTCGTGAACCCGCCGTGGGAAACCCCGGAACCCCCGGCCGCACGCCTGCGCGTCACCGACCGCCCGCACGAGCGCTGGCTGCCGGGGGAGCGCGAGGAGTGGGCCGCCCGCCCCCTGCCCGAGGACTTCGCCGACCCCGCCGGGCTCCCCGACTGGCCCGAGGCCGTCGCCGCGCTCCACGCGGGCGCGCTCGCCTGGCACCAGCAGTTCACCCTCCTCCTGAACGCCCCCGAGGACGTCGTCACCCCCGTGCTCGCCACGTGGCGCCCCGACTACCCCGTGCACCTCGCCGACTGGGCGCACCGCCTGGCCGCCACGCACGGCCACGCCGCGTCCGCCTTCCTCAGGGACGCCGTCAAGCACGTCCCGCGCGTCGCGGCCTCGGCCCTGGTCCCGCTGGCCGACGCCGACACCTCCAAGCTCCTGGCCGCCCAGCTGCTGCGCCGCACGCCCCCGCTCGCCGAGATCACCGCCTACTTCACCCGCCACGGCGCGCACGCCCTCCGCCCCCTCCTGCCCGCCCTGCTCGGCAGACCGGGGCCGTCCCGCCGCGCGGCCGAGGCGGCGCTGCGCCTGCTCGCAGGCCCCGAGCACCGCGAGCCGCTCCTGGAGATGGCCGCCGAACTCGGTCGCGCCGACGCCCTGCGCGCCCTCCTCGACGCGGGACCGCTGGACTCGCTCACCCCCACCGCCCCACCGGGCTGGCTGAACCGCGCGATCCCCGCCCTGCCCCCGGTGCTCGTGGCGGGCCGCGCCCTGCCGGAGCCCGCCGTGCGCAACCTGCTGCACGTCCTCGCCGCCCACCCCGACGCCCGCCGCGCGGGCCTGGCCCCGGTCAAGCGGGTCTGCGCGGCGGACTCGTTGGCGCGCTTCGGCTCCGCCCTCCTGCACCGCTGGCTCGCCGAGGGCGCCGACCCCGCGTCCACCTGGGTCCTCCAGGCCCAGTCCGACCTCGCCGACGACCGCGCCACTGCCGAGCTCGCCGCGCTGGTCGCGCGCTGGCCGGGCGAGGGCAACCACCAGCGCGCCACGACCGGGCTGGAGGTCCTGGCGGGCACCGGCACCGAGGAGGCGCTGCGCGGCCTGGACCGCATCGCCCGCACCGCCAAGTTCCCCGTGCTCAGGGCGGACGCGACCCGCCGGATCACCGAGGCCGCCCGCGCGGTCGGCCTGGACGCCGAGCAGCTCGCCGACCGCCTCGTCCCGCACGGCCGCCCCGCCGCCGCGGTGGTCCGCGACCAGACCAAGCGCCTGGAGCGCGCCATGGTCGAGGGCCGGACGTGGAGCGCGGCCGAGTTCCACGGCGTCCTGCGCGCGAACCCGCTGCTGCGCGACCTGGTCGACCGCCTGCTCTGGTCCACGGCGGGCGGAACCCGCTTCCGCGTCGCCGAGGACGGCACCGCGGCCGACCTCGCGGACACCCCGGTCCCGCTGCCCGACGACACCCGGCTCCACGTCGTCCACCCGCTGGGCCTGGGCGCCGACCTGCCCGCGTGGGCCGAGCTGCTCGCCGACCACGAGGTCGTCCAGCCCTTCCCGCAACTGGGCCGCCCGGTGGTCGCCCTGACCGCCGCCGAGCGCGCCACCAGCACCCTGACCAGGTTCGACGGCGCGCAGGCCGCACCGGGGGCGCTGCTCGCCCTGGTGCGGCGCGGCTGGCGGCGCGAGGACCTCGGCGGCGGCCAGTCCGAGCCGTGGCTGACCAAACCCCTGCGCGGCAACGTCGAACTCGTCCTGCACCTGGACCGGGGCGTGCCGTTCGGCTCCTTCGCCGGGCTCCCGCGCATCCGGCTCGGCGCGCTCGACCTGGTCGAGCAGGGCTCTCCCGGCCCGGAGCCCCTGTTCGGCGACCAGGACCCGGTCCGGCTGTCCGAGGAGCTGGCGCACGTCGCCGCCGCCGCGACCGGCTGA